One region of Primulina tabacum isolate GXHZ01 chromosome 1, ASM2559414v2, whole genome shotgun sequence genomic DNA includes:
- the LOC142542245 gene encoding LOW QUALITY PROTEIN: putative protein phosphatase 2C 63 (The sequence of the model RefSeq protein was modified relative to this genomic sequence to represent the inferred CDS: deleted 2 bases in 1 codon): MLQSCCFRCLGWRNTDSLMWHTDLDPHASGDFSIAVVQANSVLEDQSQVFTSPSATYVGVYDGHGGPEASRFVNRHLFPYLHKFATEHGGLSADVIKKAFNATEEDFTHLVKRSLPLKPQIASVGSCCLVGAISGGELYVANLGDSRAVLGRRGFDGEHNSVVAERLSTDHNVSCENVRREVEALHPDDSPIVVYYRGVWRISSVLQVSRSIGDVYLKKPEFHIDPIFQRYGNLVPMKRPLLSAVPSISTRKLKPQDLFLIFASDGLWEHLTDDAAVQIVSIYPRTGVARRLVAAAIHEAAMKREMRYRDIKKIEKGIRRHFHDDITVIVIYLDNHKPSNSNGKSGTIRSTTSPVDIFSYNSDEVEESSGNKFRYSEQAPLSIKY, encoded by the exons ATGCTGCAATCCTGCTGTTTCAGGTGCTTGGGGTGGCGAAACACAGATAGTTTGATGTGGCACACGGACCTCGACCCGCACGCCTCTGGAGACTTCTCGATAGCGGTGGTGCAGGCGAATTCCGTCCTGGAGGATCAGAGCCAGGTGTTTACGTCGCCGTCCGCCACCTACGTCGGAGTTTACGACGGCCATGGTGGGCCGGAGGCTTCCCGCTTCGTCAATCGTCACCTCTTCCCTTATCTCCACA AATTTGCCACAGAGCATGGGGGTTTATCGGCAGATGTAATAAAGAAGGCTTTTAATGCGACAGAGGAAGATTTTACTCACTTAGTTAAGCGATCATTGCCACTCAAGCCGCAGATTGCTTCGGTGGGATCATGTTGCCTCGTTGGTGCAATTTCAGGTGGTGAATTATATGTGGCAAACTTGGGAGATTCAAGAGCTGTTCTTGGTAGGAGGGGATTCGATGGAGAGCATAATTCAGTTGTTGCAGAACGATTGTCGACCGATCATAATGTGTCGTGTGAGAATGTGCGAAGAGAGGTCGAAGCTTTGCATCCTGATGATTCACCTATTGTTGTCTATTACCGAGGTGTTTGGAG AATATCATCTGTCCTCCAGGTGTCAAGATCTATTGGCGACGTTTATTTGAAGAAACCAGAGTTTCACATAGATCCAATTTTCCAACGATATGGTAATCTTGTTCCCATGAAACGGCCACTTTTGTCTGCCGTACCCTCCATCTCGACTAGGAAGCTT AAGCCACAAGATTTGTTCCTAATATTCGCCTCCGATGGTCTCTGGGAACATCTCACCGACGACGCGGCAGTTCAAATAGTATCAATATACCCAAGAACT GGGGTTGCTAGAAGATTAGTGGCTGCTGCTATTCACGAGGCGGCTATGAAGAGAGAAATGAGGTACAGAGATATCAAGAAAATCGAGAAGGGAATCCGAAGGCATTTCCATGATGACATAACGGTTATCGTTATTTATCTCGATAATCACAAACCGTCCAATTCCAACGGCAAAAGTGGTACCATCCGCAGCACCACTTCCCCTGTCGATATCTTTTCCTACAATTCAGACGAAGTCGAGGAAAGTTCAGGCAACAAGTTTCGTTACAGCGAGCAGGCGCCATTGAGCATAAAATATTGA